In one Thermoanaerobaculum aquaticum genomic region, the following are encoded:
- a CDS encoding HAD-IIB family hydrolase encodes MTLGQNPTPVVLTDLDGTLLEPDGQILPEVLDFLLTLKEAGVTVCPVTSKTPAELAYLLDRWGLAFPAGFENGAGVRLANGQLELQPKAVPVTRLEEILTLLREKTGLFVRSVSDLEDHELAAITGLPAEQIPATRKRLASLPLVVEPRWDVLLQAALPQDPPVRLLRGNRFLHLQGFHGKAEVVPQLLKLMGHPCGPVVACGDSPNDEELLAAATVQVIVPASQGPHPGLCQRFPSALIPSEPHGRGWVEALKRVFSELLP; translated from the coding sequence ATGACGCTTGGCCAAAACCCAACCCCGGTGGTGCTCACCGACCTGGATGGCACCCTGCTGGAGCCGGACGGCCAGATCCTTCCGGAGGTGCTGGATTTTCTCCTCACCCTTAAAGAAGCTGGGGTCACGGTGTGCCCCGTGACTAGCAAAACCCCCGCGGAGCTTGCCTACCTCTTGGACCGCTGGGGCCTCGCCTTTCCGGCCGGTTTTGAAAATGGCGCGGGGGTGCGCTTGGCCAACGGCCAACTGGAGCTGCAGCCCAAAGCGGTTCCAGTGACAAGGCTTGAGGAAATCCTGACGCTTCTCCGCGAAAAAACCGGGCTTTTCGTTCGCTCCGTCTCTGACCTTGAAGACCACGAGTTAGCCGCCATTACCGGCTTGCCAGCGGAGCAAATCCCCGCCACCCGGAAGCGGCTGGCCAGCTTGCCCCTGGTGGTGGAACCCCGCTGGGATGTGCTGCTGCAGGCCGCCTTGCCCCAGGACCCCCCGGTGAGGCTCCTCCGCGGCAACCGTTTCCTGCACCTGCAAGGGTTCCACGGGAAGGCCGAGGTGGTGCCGCAGCTCCTCAAGCTTATGGGACACCCCTGCGGCCCCGTGGTGGCCTGCGGCGATTCCCCCAACGACGAGGAGTTGCTTGCGGCCGCCACCGTCCAGGTTATCGTGCCGGCAAGCCAGGGTCCCCACCCGGGGCTTTGCCAGAGGTTCCCCTCGGCGCTCATTCCCAGCGAACCCCACGGCCGGGGGTGGGTGGAGGCCTTAAAGCGGGTCTTTTCGGAGCTGCTCCCGTGA